The Vicia villosa cultivar HV-30 ecotype Madison, WI unplaced genomic scaffold, Vvil1.0 ctg.000470F_1_1, whole genome shotgun sequence genomic interval AAGGGGATGACTGAAGAAGTCAACAAAGCAAGCAGTCATAATGTTTATCAGTTTGACCGGGAAAGGTTCTATTTTATGGTGGCCGAAAGAATAAACCGCAACGATAGTCGACCAACTGGTACTTACGGTGTTGATCTGCGAAAAAGAACATGTGATTGCGGAAAATTTCAAGCGTTCCATTTGCCTTGCTCACATGTGATTGCAGCATGTGAAAGTATACGCCAAGACTACACCATTCACATACCCGACGTGTTCAAGATACAACATGTTTTTAAAGTCTACCAACAAAGCTTCCAGATCCTCCCACATCAAGACAATTGGCTACAATATAGAGGAGCTACTCTTTGTCATGACGAAACTATGCGTAGGAAAAAAAGAGGCCGCCCTAATAGTACTCGGATTCAAACCAAAATGGACGACgtggaaaaggaaaagagaatgtGTGGGATATGCCGTGAAGTAGGCCATATCCGAAGTAAATGTCCAAATGTAGCAGGCCCGTCCAATAGGCCTCGTTAATGTTTACTTCAACTAGCTTTATGAATGTAATATAATGTCTTTTTAATTGAGTTTGCAACCATCAATGACTAAATCAACATTTCACATTAAACATAACTAAAACAACATTTCACATTACTAAAACAACATTCAATGACATCGAAATAAAGACAGCCACAAATAAAACAACCACACAGGAAATAATTAAAACGACCTCACaggaaacaaataaaacatattcTAAGAGATTACAATCATCAACACAATATCATGTGGTCCTAGCATCATCATAAGGACACCAGCGTCATTTTTCACAGCTCTCCAAGAACGAGTTACTACTCCATTTGGGTCTTTCTCCGTGACCTGCCTTTCAATTTTCCTTATCTTTTCACCCTCGAGAATGTTTCTGTCTAACCATCCAATCAAGTGCCTCTGTAGATGCTCGAAAGTTTGGGTGTTCCATAATTTGATCTTCAACGGAGGCTTTGTTGCTGAAAAAAATAatgttgcatctctcttcataGGTGGAAACGTTGGAAGGGGTTCAGAAGACATCTCCAATAGTAACACTAAACCTTCAATTGTAACTGGTGTGAGTGGAAATGTGGCTGTACaatcttatttataggcaaaaaaataataataaaatatatgtcctcgtccatctattggccgaacctacacatgctcgtccatctattggccgaacctACACATGTTCGTCCAACCCGTGACTTactcatatttttaataattaaaatagcatttttttttaattttttattatattttaataattaattataataaaaaaaacaatttttataattaataaatccttaaattcaattaaaataaatattggcaaataatttttttattatattataatgttttttattatattttattgtcttttaatcattatttaaaataaaaaaacaatttttattattaataaatccttaaattcaattaaaataaaaaaaaaggaaaaaaaatgccCTAGTTTGCGTCCGGCCCACCCCTGGCCGGACCCCAACAtgcaaaaaaaaaccttttccagTCCGTCCAAGGCCTGGCCGGACCTGTACTAGAAGTGTGgcattttggtattttttttcaGTTGGTGGCATTCTGGTATTTGAATTTCATATATGTGGCATAGTGGTAAAAAAATCGGGAGTGGAATATGGACTGGTTAGGCATTGTTTTCCCTCAAGACATCCTGAATAATATGATAACAATGCACCTTTATAGCATTGATCAAGGAGAATATTTATGCTTGTGGAAAGGTACAAACAATAGGTCATTTACTGTGTCTAGTGCCTATGAGGTAATAAACTTGGCTATTAACAATCAACTCATTTCTAAAACTTGGAGTAAAATATAGAAGTTATGTGTCCCTAAGAGGGCCAGATATTTTGTCTATATAGTTAAGCATGATAGTCTCGTAACAAATTATTGGCTTTATAAATAACACCTTTGAGATCCATTTGGCTCAGAGTGTCCGGACATTACTAAGACAATTATCcatatttttcaggactatggcACAACTAAAAATGTTTGGCTATCACTTGTGAAAGCTAACCAATGGGATGTCTTCTTCTATACAAGTCTGCAGGAGTGAATTGGTTATAATCTACAGCCCCCAATCCAGGCAATGGAGATCAGACTAATTGGAGTGAAATTTAGGCAACAACATATCACATTTTATGGTTTTGGAGGAATCAACTGAAGCACGTGGATGATTATGTCCTACCCACCAATTTGGTACATGAGGTTCGTATAAAATCAACAATTACCAAACAACGGTTGGTTTTCAACAAAAACTACATACCAGACAACAAATCATTCATCATATCAAATAGTCTCCACCAAAAGAAGATTGAATAAGGCTGAAAACTAATGGAGTGGTCAAAGGAAACAAAAAAGCGGGGTGTGAGGGATTGATGAAAGACGACAGTGGAGCATGGCATGGAGGTTTTTCCAAGAATATATGAACCTATGGAGTAGGCATTAATGAGTTTTGGGGAGTTTATGAAGGATTGAACCTTGCCTTTGCTAGAGGACATAGAAAGATGGAGCTACACATTAATAGCAAGGAGGTTTGTACATCAATTAACAAGTATGACGTTAAAATGGGAAATGATTAGAGTCTtcttcaacaaatcaaaaatattCTTACTCGTGATTGGGAAGTTCGAATTAAACATGTATGCAGGGAATCAAATAGGTGTGCagctttttgtaaaaaaaaaataaaaataggtgTGCAGCTAACTTAGACTTACATCATGATCCAGGACAACTCTACTATATGAAGATTATTTTATAGAACTTCTTAGAGTGTTTACTTCTAATTTATTAGGGGTTACTACTCCTCGTGTAACTAGTGTTTAATTTCATTTCTAGACTTTTTGGCCCTCTATTTTACAAAAGAAAGTACTATTACTCCATTTCTTTGAAAATAATtgactttaaaaaatatttattttaaaatgactaatcccttttaattttaatataatattaaactattttaattatactattaaattGATATATTGATATATTTGCTTTCATCTAATCcggaattaatatttatttgcttTCATCTAATGACGATATTCCTTTGTATTTGTATTGTGCATGAATAAGTTATCAGGGTTGCTATTCTTACACTATGATATTACACTTTGTATCTACACCATATAAAATACACAGCAAATATGTGTTCTTTTTGCATTGGAAAAGGTGAggataatattaaatattataaaaggaATGAAACCGTATTTTTATACGGTGTAGTTGTAACATATAGTGTAAGATTATCATTCCTCATAAGTTATCCCACATATGATTCACTGTATTTTACTAAATGAATATAATAACATATGATAATAATATTTtagcaaaaatatatattttttattttatttatattattttttaatatgtataaaataataaatattaactactACATTGGCTATTTTGtttagcaaaataaaaataatttttataaattttaccgAAATTTATTATGGAGATCCGACCCTACGAACGTTTGAACAGACTCACAATAAACTGTCTTAAAATTTTAAGAttctcaaattattttttatattttattatttaatatatatgttatttaaaaataatactatATAGTCTCGTTAAGACGTTAATAATTGTGTAGAAATATCATATAAAAAatagcattgaaatctttgaGATCTTACTTATTCATCCTAATCATAATCTTACTTATTCAATCTTAATCGAAAGGAGTAATATTTAGCGGCCAACTAATCTATTAGAGAAAAATTAATTAGTTAGGCATACAAAGTATAATATGTTCTCCTCTTAAACAAGTTTTTTCTCAATATTCAGATTTCAAAAGCTGGACCATTTTTATTCAGTGTGACACCTCTTTCCACTTGAACCAGACACATACCGGTACCAAAAGCCATATATAATATTACAACTGGCAAATGACTAGAAGTTATTAAGTACTTGAGAAAATTTCCTATTGAAGCATTCAATTTTGAAGCTGTTAGTGTGTCATTTTTTCATCTGATAAGAACTCACTACCTGTCCCTACGTTGCTTGCTTCTTTTAAACTCTTTTTCAATACACAAAAAGCAAGCAAACCCATAAAATTCACATTGCCAAATTGTTTGGTAAGTTTCAGAAAAGACTAAATGTTGTACATGGTAGACCATGTTGTTGTCATATGATCATAATTATTCCACATTTTGATATTAATCACTTTTAAGATGCATAAGCTCTATAATTTTTATAGTAGTTATTTGATCATATAATTAATTActgtattttttttcaaatccacCGACGTTGTTAGATTGTTGGTTTTGTATGCAAATCTCAAAAGACAATAGTTGATATCGTCAGATTGTTGATTGATATTAGATATGACAATGGGGTGGGGCGGAGACAAGTTTTATCTTCTCCGTATTCAAACTCATATTCAAACTCCTGTCCGTCATTAACTCCAAATCTAAAAGAGATAACCAATTACACTTAAAACTCGTTCTAAAAGAGTTCAGGTATTCATATTCTATCTTTTcatctaaattaattttttttaaattgaactctaacaaatattaaaaataatttaaaattttcttgaAAATTTTCAAAGATATATTTCACAATATAAAATACAAATTAGTATTAACGTATTTACCAAACAactaatattctaaattatcaattGGACATATTCAAAAATTAGTTTGAGGTGGGTACTAATGACCTCATTATTCATCTCATAtccatattttaaaataagagaaaacTCAAACTTAGTTAAAGTGGATTTTTTTTCTAACAAATTCAGGGTGGAATCATACGGATGCCCACATATATGGAATTTGTTGTCATGTCTAGTTAACACGGAGTTCGAAGACTCTCTTAGATATGTTTGTATTCCCTTCGTTTCAAAATGAGTGtccttttatagaaaaaaaaaaattgtttcaaaatgAATGTTATTCTTACTTTTTAATGTTgaaattattgttatttttcaAATTGTGCCCTATAATTATTACTATGTACACTTCTTTCAATATACTGTATTTATAAAGGTTAATTTAGTAATAGTGCAATATTTTATGACACTATTATTACATTCCTTAATCTGTGCGCAAAAACCTTAAAAGACGCCCACtttaaaacggagggagtaacttTCTAGAGTTCAAGCATTTCAAGATTAACTTCCaacaaaattatttcaaataagtgaaattataaaaaacactgaaaaatttattaaaatatgaattatttaaataaaaaacaatatttttgtgataaaattataaaactaaaaactaaattattttttttaaaccaaaCCAACTATACCTCccatttttcaaataaacctcaaCTTCTATCTCTTATGAACATTATTAACTTCtgttcaaaagaaaaagatgaacatTGCATTGTTCATTATTCAAAGAACTTTTCTTCCCCTTCAAACACAACAGTTGAAGTGTTACGTTCACTCTTGCACATCCCTTCTGTTCTAGTCTCTAGCTGTTGCTTTAAGATGTGGAAACTTGAACTGAAATCTTAACTATTAGAAAGTGATATATAGCAACAAAAATTTCCATATTTCTAACAACCATTAGGTAAGTGAAGACATATCTAGAATTCCCTACAAGTCATTTTTTTCTCTCTACAATACCATACATTCATTCTGCATAGCTTTTTCATTGAGCTTAAGATTCATAATATCAAACACATTGTTCACCAATGAGGTTTCTTATCTCATTTATTTGTGTTCTTGTGTTAGTCTCTTATGCTGGTGAGATACAAAGtttgtttaattgattatttttcaCTTGTGTATAATATAATGTTCATTGTTCAActagttttttaatttttgatgttttttgtaTATTATAGTTGCTTATGATCCTTTGGATCCAAATGGAAATATAACAATCAAATGGGATGTTATGTCTTGGACACCAGATGGCTACGTGGTAAGCACGAATTGCATTTTAACTTGTTTttataagttctctcaaacagaCTGACGAGTGTTTGTGTTTGTACGTTTTTTTATGATCAGGCTACGGTAACGGTCAACAATTTCCAAATGTTTCGACACATAATGAATCCGGGATGGACGTTAGGATGGACATGGGCTAAGAAAGAAGTTATATGGTCAATGGTAGGAGCTCAAACAACAGAACAAGGAGATTGTTCTAAATTCAAAGGCAATATACCTCATTGTTGCAAGAAAATTCCTACAGTTGTAGACCTTCTACCTGGTGTACCTTACAACCAACAGTTTTCGAACTGTTGTAAAGGTGGAGTTGTTGCGGCTTGGGGACAAGATCCTTCGCAATCTATATCGGCTTTTCAAGTTAGTGTTGGACAAGGTGGAACCTCGAACAAAACGGTTAAACTTCCGAAGAATTTCACTCTTTTGGCTCCTGGACCTGGTTATACTTGTGGCCCTGCAAAAGTTGTTCCTTCCACTGTTTTTCTTACGACTGATAAGCGACGAAAGACTCAGGCGTTGAGTAAGTTCTTTAACTAGACAATCTCAATTTTCTCACCGTTTTACACATTATTGTCAATCGCAGATCACAAAAAATAGTGATTTGCGCAAATTTTGCTACACAATAACTCTATAGCGCTGCTATAACCGCGATTTGACAACATTTTGTAGCTGTATTGTCAAATAGCGGCTATGAAGGCGATATAGAATACAGGTTTTAGAGTGAACTTGTTGGCCTGTTGGTCTAAGTACCATAATCGAATTCCACTAGGTGCTAACAATTTCTGTATTGAGTGAGTCTATACAGAGTTTTGCTGTCTTCAATTGAGACCCTCGCAAGTAGGCGGTGGGATTGGTCATCCGAATTAGTCAGTCCTAGGGCTAGATACCGACTTTCATCATAGACAATTATCAAATTTACCTtttgttattgtttattattatgcAGTGACATGGAATGTTACCTGCACATATTCACAGTTTCTAGCAAGAAAGAATCCAAGTTGTTGTGTATCTTTATCATCCTTCTACAATGAAACAATTACACCTTGTCCCTCATGTGCATGTGGCTGCCAAAACAAGAAGAACTGTGTAAAGTAAGTCTTATATACATATTCAAAGAAaagaatttcaaatttcaaattattGTACCGCCGCCGCTAATGATTTGTTATGCAGGAGTGAATCTAAAATTCTAAGCATGGTTGGAGCTCACACTCCAAAGAAAGACAATGAACCATTGATGCAATGCACTCATCATATGTGTCCAATTAGGGTTCATTGGCACGTGAAGACTAACTATAAAGAATATTGGCGCGTCAAAATCGCAGTAACGAATTTCAATTACAGGATGAATTATACTCTCTGGAGTCTTGCTATTCAACATCCAAATCTTAACAATGTCACACAAGTTTTCAGCTTCAATTACAAGCCACTTCTTCCCTATGAATCCATAAGTGAGTATCAACATATAGATATAAGTTTTCATTATAACTCAATAACTATCTATGAAACACAGACACCGGAAATAGAACACCGACATTAACACctgtaataattttaaaaaataaataaattaaacataatcataAGTATCAGTATCACTTTCTAACACAGACATTGAAACAGACACACATTTTTTCAGAGGTGTTTGTGCTACAGAGATAACTATTTAAGCACGTTGTGATTATGTTTCATGCAGATGACACGGGAATGTTCTTCGGAATGAAATACTTCAATGATCTACTAATGGAAGCTGGACCAAAGGGAAACATTCAATCAGAAGTATTACTTCAGAAAGACAATAAATTCACATTCAAACAAGGATGGGCATTTCCTCATAAGGTTTACTTCAATGGTGATGAATGCATGCTTCCTCCACCTGATACATACCCCTTTCTCCCTAATTCTTCACCTGCAAGCCTAGTTACCCTCAAGGCACTCATCTTCTCTTTACTTTTACTGCTAGCAGTTTCGTAGAACTATTGTTATTATTGTCAGAACTATTTTCGGAACATTTTGATGCAATGTGTCTGAACATTTTGAAGCAATGTATATCTATACAGATAACGCGATTGATAGATATGAAAACGTGAGCCATTCTTTGAATATTCAAATCAATATTTAACTTCAAAGATGATATTCTGTTTGTGTTCTTGTGTATATTTCTTATAATTACAGCACAAAATACACTAAGGATATAAAACCGAAAAATACATCATTACTTTAGAAGTTAGAACACACATAAGTAGCTAAAAATATCAAATTCTTGAATTGTCAATGGATGTTATACTCCGGCTTGGTTTGAATTCCGAAATGGCATCCCAAAAACGAGTCAAAACTGATCCGAACGCAAACTTTAAGAATATGCGTGAAGTACTATTGCCACCAAGGATGCCATTATCAAAGCAAGGAAGGAAACCTCTTGTTTGGAACCGGTATTAGGTAACCATGGATAAGCGTCAGGCGGTGGCATCACACAGTTGTCGCCGTTGAAATAGATTCTCCGAGGAAACGCCCAACCTTTTTCGAAAGTAAAAGTTGATGTATTCTTTTGGAAAAGTAGCTCGGATTGTACATTACCGATTGGACCAGCTTGCATGAGGAAATCATTGTAGAATTTAACTCCATAAAGCAAGGCTGTATCATCTGTTCAAAGAGACATAATAAGTTGTACCGATGAGTTTTTTCGGTTCTAAGGTAAAAATGGAATATTACATAAATTTACCACtcaagaaatttgaaaatctttttcataattttaagagtttttttagattgacttatttgagcttaTCTACTGACATAAGCACTTGCAAGATTGTTTGGGAGAGTTTATGAAAAACAACTTATGCCTTGCCCATAAGCTCTTTGGAATGACTTATGAAAACTGCTTATAGCATATATAAAAACGGTTCGACTATTTTATCTTGGAGTATCCAAACAAGACATAAGAATAGTTGTCACGTATACACAAACTTACTTATTGAGCCGTAGGGATTTAATGatttgtagttgaaactgaaaattTGAGTAAGATTGTCGAAGTTTGGATGTTGAACAACCAAGTTCCAATTCGAGTGATTCATCCTGTAATTGAAATTAGTAATGGTGACCTTTACGCGCCAATACAGCTTGTAGTTGAGCTTAATGTGCCAGTGAACTCGGATCGGACACATATGACTAGTACATCGAACCAAAGGTGTAATATTATTCTTGTCGTGGCTGGAAACAACCGAGGCCAAATGTGACGCACTTGGACTATAACCTCGCAGAAAAAGAAAATGTGAGTGTATAGTATTAGTTTCGGTTAGAATGAAATCATAGTGTCAGGAGTAATGAAATCTTACTCTACGCAGCTTCCCGTTTGGGCTGAGTTCCCTTGGCAGCCGCACGAACATGTCGGACACGGTACAATAGTATCGTTATAGAAAGATGAAAGAGCCACACAGCAAGTGGGAGTTTTCTGAGCAAGAAATTGTGAATATGTGCATGTCACATTCCATGTCACTGCAGAAAAATCGGAGTAATGTTACGGTTTAAGTAAATCATAATATCTTGCTAAGTGTGAGGAAATGAACATTAACGATGATTAACTTACTAAGTGCTTGAGTCACTCTCTTTTTGTCCGGTGTTATGAATCTAGTAGGTTTCACAATTTTCGCTGGCCCGCAAGTATATCCTGGTCCGGGTGTACTCAAGGTGAAATTCTGCGGCAATCTGACGGTTTTTTTAGTGCTGCCAGCTCTACCAACGCTGAGTTGAAATGCCGAAACAGCGTTTGCTGGATCCTGAGCCCATGAGGTGAGTACACCACCTTTGCAACAATTGGCAATTTGTTGATTATAATTCACTCCGGGAAGTAAATCTACCACAGCTGGATTTTTTTTACAGCAATGCGGGATGTTTCCCTTAAATTTTGAACAATctccttgttcagttgtctgccCTCCCACCATGTTCCATATTACCTCCGTCTTTGCCCATGTCCATCCTAATGTCCATCCAGGTGCCGATATATGACGATACTGTTGGAAATTGTTCATTGTAACGACGGCCTGTGCATTCATATCGTTTCTTAGACATCAATATAAATAACAAACAAATTCAATCCATTCAAAATGGCCATTGAAATTTCTAATAGGTGATAAAGTAAAAGAACGTCTTTCTAATAGGTCGCGGGTTTGAACCTGCAACACGCCACTTATTCACCTTTAAGAGGTGAAATTCTCGCCATTAGGCTACTAGaacaaaaaagaaaagtaaaagaaTGTACTCACAACATAACCATCAGGTGTCCAGTTTATAATATCCCATTTCACCGTGATGTTTCCGTTCGGGTCGAGTGGATCATAAGCTTCTGGAAAAAAACAATTACAAATTGAAGTAATTCAGAGTAATAATCAGAAGAATATAAATTTCATcgccaattttttttcaaaacaaacaagaataaAGTACAAAACATCATGTTTCCTCCTAAAAACACTGAATCAACACCAATTGGGGCTGCAATATAACAGTTTTTCTTGGCAAACTCGCAATTCAGTCACAATTGAAGCCACATTTGAGCGTGATTCTCCACAATATCAAAAATTGTGCCACACTTGAGCGCCATTCTCCATAATATCAAAGATTGCGACGCGACCGCTATATAAAACCCTGATACCTTAGTATCATGGAGACATAGAAAAACATATGGGCCATCATCTATAACTATGGTCACATCACAGAGACATCAAAAATCATTACATCCCAATCAAAATTAAACCTTTTCCTAAAAACCCTTTTCTGCCACCTTTTTGAACAACTAGAAAGAACAAAACTTTTCATCAACCTCAAACAAACAGTAACGTTTCACATTCACAACGTTAAAAGTCAAAACAAAACACAGAAATGCAACAAGGCTAGCAAAAGGATGAAACAATTTCAGTACCGAAACACAATAAAACAGGACAACCCCATGAAACAAAAAACACCTAAAGATTAAAAAGTTCGAAACTTTAACGAAAAaaaaatcagaagaagaaaaaaagaacctGTTGGAGTGTAAAAGAGAGTAAACAGAAGGAAGAGAAGAATGCATGGACAATGTTTAAGGAAATGGAAGAACATCATATTTTTTTTGTCGGAGTTGTGTGACAGTCTATAGAGTTTCAAACAGAATCAGAATGTTGTCTGATCAAAAGTCttaaaagtaaaaacaaaaataaaaacaaaaaaacgaGTAAATAGGAGAGAGAAAAtgttagagagagaaagataCGCGGGGATGCTGCTGAATCAGAAAGAGTGTTTTGTTGTGTACAGTTGGCAATGTGAGTGAAAGTGGTATTTGAATTTGATCCGTAACAAAATCCATTGGAACTCTTATCTAGAAATTTCAACAAATTTTCTTAGTTCAATATATTTGTCTATAAAGTTGAAACTATCCAAGATCAATGTATGTAATTACATTTAAGttattatcatttttaaaatttgtttaatttatttattttataaattttattagtaCTGTATCAATGTTTCAATATCATGATTCATGATCGAGTATTAGGCTCTGTTTGTTAAAACTAGCTGATAGTTGATAAGTTaatgtgagtgtttggtaaattagctgtttcattagttgatagatacaaaatgacattaatgccattttaattaatgaaaataataatatattttaattaaaataataagggtattaatggaagaaaaactcacaagctaaaagctacaagctcaaaagctacttcaattagcttttgaaaaaaaagctaaaagctagtaaaaaagctacaagctaaaagctaaaatagagttaccaaacagagcttttttattaatacgagctgaaaagctaaaagctaaaagctaaaagctctttttttttgtcttaccaaacagactcttagtgtatattaatattttataggtTATTTCGTTTTGTGAATTTTTTATCTAAATAAttcaaattttcaatttaattcCCAAATTAACACATGTTTTAAGAAAATTCTTAAAGTatctactttaaa includes:
- the LOC131628684 gene encoding COBRA-like protein 1, which produces MMFFHFLKHCPCILLFLLFTLFYTPTEAYDPLDPNGNITVKWDIINWTPDGYVAVVTMNNFQQYRHISAPGWTLGWTWAKTEVIWNMVGGQTTEQGDCSKFKGNIPHCCKKNPAVVDLLPGVNYNQQIANCCKGGVLTSWAQDPANAVSAFQLSVGRAGSTKKTVRLPQNFTLSTPGPGYTCGPAKIVKPTRFITPDKKRVTQALMTWNVTCTYSQFLAQKTPTCCVALSSFYNDTIVPCPTCSCGCQGNSAQTGSCVDPSASHLASVVSSHDKNNITPLVRCTSHMCPIRVHWHIKLNYKLYWRVKVTITNFNYRMNHSNWNLVVQHPNFDNLTQIFSFNYKSLNPYGSINDTALLYGVKFYNDFLMQAGPIGNVQSELLFQKNTSTFTFEKGWAFPRRIYFNGDNCVMPPPDAYPWLPNTGSKQEVSFLALIMASLVAIVLHAYS
- the LOC131628685 gene encoding COBRA-like protein 4 isoform X2; the encoded protein is MSWTPDGYVATVTVNNFQMFRHIMNPGWTLGWTWAKKEVIWSMVGAQTTEQGDCSKFKGNIPHCCKKIPTVVDLLPGVPYNQQFSNCCKGGVVAAWGQDPSQSISAFQVSVGQGGTSNKTVKLPKNFTLLAPGPGYTCGPAKVVPSTVFLTTDKRRKTQALMTWNVTCTYSQFLARKNPSCCVSLSSFYNETITPCPSCACGCQNKKNCVKSESKILSMVGAHTPKKDNEPLMQCTHHMCPIRVHWHVKTNYKEYWRVKIAVTNFNYRMNYTLWSLAIQHPNLNNVTQVFSFNYKPLLPYESINDTGMFFGMKYFNDLLMEAGPKGNIQSEVLLQKDNKFTFKQGWAFPHKVYFNGDECMLPPPDTYPFLPNSSPASLVTLKALIFSLLLLLAVS
- the LOC131628685 gene encoding COBRA-like protein 4 isoform X1; this encodes MRFLISFICVLVLVSYAVAYDPLDPNGNITIKWDVMSWTPDGYVATVTVNNFQMFRHIMNPGWTLGWTWAKKEVIWSMVGAQTTEQGDCSKFKGNIPHCCKKIPTVVDLLPGVPYNQQFSNCCKGGVVAAWGQDPSQSISAFQVSVGQGGTSNKTVKLPKNFTLLAPGPGYTCGPAKVVPSTVFLTTDKRRKTQALMTWNVTCTYSQFLARKNPSCCVSLSSFYNETITPCPSCACGCQNKKNCVKSESKILSMVGAHTPKKDNEPLMQCTHHMCPIRVHWHVKTNYKEYWRVKIAVTNFNYRMNYTLWSLAIQHPNLNNVTQVFSFNYKPLLPYESINDTGMFFGMKYFNDLLMEAGPKGNIQSEVLLQKDNKFTFKQGWAFPHKVYFNGDECMLPPPDTYPFLPNSSPASLVTLKALIFSLLLLLAVS